TAATGGCGGGCTTTTTCTGAAAAGGCGTTGCCTCGCTTTAATAGCCAGTCTTTCAAGTTGTCTAGCCCGCCAATATCAGAGATGGTTTCGACCGCTGGGTAGAAGTCTAAAATCTGAGTCTGGCGGATAGTCTGGCGCTTTTCTTCCAAAATCAAATCCAGATCATCAGCCTGAAAAGTACCATGGGCCGCGATGCTGCGGGCAAGCACTCGGCGTACACGCTCTAGTGACAATCCCTGACAAGAGCGAACTAGATCATCTAACATCGACTCTGATGGGGCACTGCCGATGGCTGTCAACAGCTGGGATACCTCTGCGCGAATTTCAGTCGGAGACGGCAGAGTAAACTCGAGCACCGTGATAATTTCACTGAGATCATCGGGAATTGCTAACCGCGGCGATAGGATGACGATATTTTTGGGTTGAGATTTGAGGAGGCGACTCAAGTTACGGAGTTTGCGAGAAATCGCTATATCGTCGAGAAACCGATGAAAGTCTCTGAGCAGAAAGATAGCCGGAGCCGAGGCAGGCAGCTGTTCTACTAGCTCTAGAGCTTGCAGGGGATTACGGCGACCAAAACCAGCATCGTTGAGATTGCCTTGATACCCTTCCACGAAGTCCCAAATATAAACCCCTCGATTTCCCTGAGTTTGGGCACATTCAAGCACCGTTGCTTCGGCCCGCTCCTCTTCTTGGGTGGGGATATAGATGACTGGGTAGCGGGCCCGGATCAATAACTTGAGTTCATCGGAAAAATTCATAAATGCCTACGCGGGAGAATAGCACATCAGCTCCATGGCGGGAGTCGTTTCAAAAATCTCCATTATTCTTGGTCAGCTAGTTGTTGCTTGAGAGCGGCTAGGGCTGACCAACGCTGGTCGGCTAAGCCAGAGGATGGGACTTCTCCAGAGGATTCCTTTGCACTGACGCCAGGGCAGTCAGAGGCACATAGCTGCCGTTGGGGTAAAGCTAAGCAGAGTTGTTCATAGAGCCAGGTATTGGGATGGAAGTAGCCATTAGGCGGTAAAGTTTCCACTAGGTCCTCCGTAGTCACCTCCTGTTCGAGAGGAGCTGCCACCTTCTCTTGAGAGTTTTCTAGCCAGATTAACTCTTGGGTTTCAACCAGAAGTCGATGATTATAGTTTTGCAAACATCGGTGGCAGGTAAGGGTAACGATGGTTTCGGCCTGGCCTGAGACCTGCAGGTAATTCCCCTGGTGACTGACGCTGACATCTCCACGCACTGGTGTCAGGGTTTCTAGGTCAGCTAAGTACTCTTGGATAGAAATTACCTGAGTCTGATTGGGTGCACGCACCAGCTGAGGAATATAAACCGCATCCATAGTAAGGGTGACGATACCAACAATTAGGACTTGGCTAATCGAACTACAAGACGACGATCTGGTTCTTTACCACGACTAAAGGTCTCTAGACCCTCATAAACCTTCAAGAAGTGGTGGACTTGGCGCCGCTCAGCTGACGACAGGGCTCCGATTTCAAATTCTTCGCCTGTCGTTTGAGCCTGTTCAGCAGCATGGGTAGCAATGGCCCTGAGTTCTGCCTGGCGACGTTCTCGATACCCACATAGCTCAATCGTATACGCCTGCTGTTCAGGTTGAGGTTTCCCAAGGTTGAGCGTGGTATTAGCCAGATACTGAATGGAGTCCAGGACGATACCCCCTTCTCCTAACAGGGTATCAATCTGTTCTGGGGTTAATGAGGTGTCGTCAATAATTAGCCAACAACTAGCTCCTGCT
This portion of the Halomicronema hongdechloris C2206 genome encodes:
- a CDS encoding AAA family ATPase, which produces MNFSDELKLLIRARYPVIYIPTQEEERAEATVLECAQTQGNRGVYIWDFVEGYQGNLNDAGFGRRNPLQALELVEQLPASAPAIFLLRDFHRFLDDIAISRKLRNLSRLLKSQPKNIVILSPRLAIPDDLSEIITVLEFTLPSPTEIRAEVSQLLTAIGSAPSESMLDDLVRSCQGLSLERVRRVLARSIAAHGTFQADDLDLILEEKRQTIRQTQILDFYPAVETISDIGGLDNLKDWLLKRGNAFSEKARHYGLPHPRGLLLIGIQGTGKSLTAKAIAHHWHLPLLRLDVGRLFGGLVGESEARTRQMIQLAEALAPCVLWIDEIEKAFAGVEGHGDSGTASRVFGTFITWLAEKTSPVFVVATANNIQALPPEMLRRGRFDEIFFVGLPSQAERKAIFEVHLSHLRPHNLQNYDLGRLAYETPDFSGAEIEQAIVEAMHIGFSQDRDFTTDDILEAASQIVPLARTAQDQIKALQAWATSGRARLASRSNELSRRLSPPFSEPD
- a CDS encoding YceD family protein, yielding MDAVYIPQLVRAPNQTQVISIQEYLADLETLTPVRGDVSVSHQGNYLQVSGQAETIVTLTCHRCLQNYNHRLLVETQELIWLENSQEKVAAPLEQEVTTEDLVETLPPNGYFHPNTWLYEQLCLALPQRQLCASDCPGVSAKESSGEVPSSGLADQRWSALAALKQQLADQE
- a CDS encoding Jag family protein gives rise to the protein MGPNRETTGVDWLQSLLTLQGMPSKVKSQWVENEAGASCWLIIDDTSLTPEQIDTLLGEGGIVLDSIQYLANTTLNLGKPQPEQQAYTIELCGYRERRQAELRAIATHAAEQAQTTGEEFEIGALSSAERRQVHHFLKVYEGLETFSRGKEPDRRLVVRLAKS